Within the Candidatus Aegiribacteria sp. genome, the region GACGTGCGGCAACAATACTTTGAACATCCGGTCTGGAGAACCCCCGTAATATTCGGGATGGCTTCAGATCAGATCCATGATTATCTCCGCCGCCGCTTCAAGCTGTCTGTCGATATTCAATCCGGCGTCAGCAGGTTGCTCTAATACGCGAATGTCGGGCTCTACGCCGGTATTCTCCAGGTTATCCCCTGTTAAAGTATACCATCCGGTAGCTGGAATCCTGAACGATGTTCCATCGACAAGGTATACATCCGATGTTCCTATGACGGCGCCGTATGTTTCCTCGCCCACTACAGGACCAAGGCCAAGTTCCTTCCAGCCGCCC harbors:
- a CDS encoding MdsD protein — protein: THDEIIRELGRPAYMFSRDRHGNIAFEPLGIWQKPLVLLINERCYSDAEIFPGGWKELGLGPVVGEETYGAVIGTSDVYLVDGTSFRIPATGWYTLTGDNLENTGVEPDIRVLEQPADAGLNIDRQLEAAAEIIMDLI